The sequence below is a genomic window from Rhipicephalus microplus isolate Deutch F79 unplaced genomic scaffold, USDA_Rmic scaffold_80, whole genome shotgun sequence.
CAGAGCACAGCACGAAGGCGAGTCTCTGCCCGAATATGTTGCTGAACTTCGGAAGTTGTCCCAGAGTTGTCAGTTTGGAGCAAATTTGGACGAAGCGCTGCGGGATCGTTTTGTCTGTGGACTACTGCGAGAGGACGTGCAGCGAGTACTCTTTACCGAGGACGACAAACTGACGTTCCCGAGAGCAGTCGAGCGCGCCCTGGCCATGGAAGCGGCCCGGAAGAATGTTGCCGAGACTAGAGTCGTAGAGTCAGTGGCCACACAGCTGCACAAAATGGAGGGAGAATGCAATTATGACCCTGCTGATTTGTACGAGGCGCAAGCGATTTCCGGTAAGCAGCGACTGGCTTGTTATCGCTGCGGTTCTCCGAGCCACACTCATTCAGTATGCCCTCACGTTAATAATACGTGCTATAAGTGTGGAAAGAAAGGGCATATTCAAAGGGCCTGTCGCAGCAACGGGCAATATTGTGGCGGGTATCAGCAGAAACGGAGAGTGAAAACGCTGAAAGTGGTCACGCAGGTGCCACCCATAGGCGTTTCGGAACAAGTGGCGTCCGGCCGCACGCCTATTTTTGTTGGACTGAAAATAGATGGAGCACTGGTGGAAATGGAACTTGACACGGGAGCCGCGGTGTCTATCATGCCTTACAAGCAGTTCAAGCAGCAGTTCCCTTCAGCCAGATGCGGACCAACAGACATCGTCCTGCGCACCTATACCGGAGCACTCGTCCAACCTTGCGGCGTGGCGGTCGTCAAGGTGCAGCACGGGGAACAGACGGCGAAACTACCACTCTACCTCGTCGATCAAGCAGGACCACCACTGCTAGGGCGTGAATGGCTGCGCACAGTACGGCTAAACTGGAACCAGATTTTGGGCCTCAACCACGTCTCAAGGTCAGTGTTCGACTTGTCCTCGCGAACGAAGGAAAGGCTAGAATCGTTGCTCGAAAAATACAAAATGCTGTTTAAGGATGAGCTAGGCGCTATCACAGACGAAAGGGCCGAGCTGTTCTTCAAAGCCGATCACCGGCCGAGGTTCCTGAAGGCACGCAATGTGCCATTCGCACTGCAGTCAGCAGTAGAAGCAGAGATAGAAAAATTGGTGCAGCTGGGAATACTCACACCCGTGAATACATCAGAATATGCCACGCCCGCCGTGCCAGTGATAAAAAAAGATGGAAGCATACGTCTCTGTGGGGATTATAAGACAACGATAAACCCCTCTCTGGACATCACACACTACCCGCTACCTAAAATTGATGACCTATTAGCTGCGTTGGCCGGGGGAATGCACTTTAGTAAGATCGACCTTAACAGGGCATACCAACAAGTACTCATGTCAGAAGAGTCGAAGAAGTACTTGACTTTAAACACGCGGAAAGGGCTGTTTGCAGTCAACAGGCTACCTTTCGGAATAGCGTCAGCACCAGGTATTTTTCAGAAAATAATGGACACAATGCTGAAGGGCCTAAACGGAGTTTGTTGTTATCTCGATGACATCTTAGTCACAGGAAGAAACGCTGAAGAACACCTGGTAAACCTAGACGCACTCTTGAAACGGTTGCTGGAGCGAGGcgtcaaaataaagaaagaaaaatgcgcgTTCTTTCAAAATGAGCTCTGTTACCTGGGGCACAAAATTACTGCAGCAGGAATATCTGCGTCACCAGAGAAAATTGAAGCAGTCATAAACGCTGCCGCACCGACAAACAAGCAGCAACTGCAGTCCTTCCTGGGTGTCGTTAATTATTATGGAAAGTTTGTGCCTAATCTTTCAACAATGGCTGTGCCTTTTTACCAGCTTTTACGGAAAGACGCTCCTTGGTGTTGGGACGACTGCTGCCGAGACGCGTTCAACGAAGTTAAAAGAATGCTGTCATCGCCGCAGGTGCTGGCCCACTACGACCCGGATAGGCCATTAAAGCTGGCCTGTGACGCATCGCAGTatggggtaggtgcagtgctctcCCATGTTTTTGAGGACGGGAAGTCTAGGCCAGTtgcttttgcttcgcgcacgcTTTCCGAGGCAGAGAAGAAATATAGCCAGCTTGAAAAAGAGGCGCTGGCCATAATCTTTGGCATAAAAAAGTTTCACTGCTATATTTATGGCCGCGCATTCACTTTAATCACTGATCATAAACCCTTACAGCAAATTTTGGGGCCAACAACAGGTATTCCGCCTATCGCGGCTGCGCGCCTACAGCGGTGGGCTGTGACGTTGTCGGCATACAGATACGACCTTCTTTTTAGAAAATCAGCCGATAACGCAGAAGCCGATTTTTGCTCCCGTTTGCCGCTACCATGTGTGAAAGACGAAACGCAGGAGTCGGAAGAGACTTTCTATTCATTGCGGCTGGCCTCCCTACCAGTGTCGAGCAATGGAATTGCCCATGCCACAGAGCAGGATAACGATCTGGCGAAAGTAAAAGAGTGCATAAGCACAGGCTGGCCAATATTTGTCAATGACCATAGACTGAAACAATACTTCGCCAGACGCAATCAACTGACATTGCATGGAGGATGCATTTTGCTGGGAACGCGGGTAGTCATTCCCGCAAAGCTGCAGAGAGCAGTTCTGGCCGAATTACACGAGGGTCACCCAGGTATAGTTCGCAGCAAGGCGCTTGCGCGTAGTTACGTCTGGTGGCCGTCCATCGAGGGGGACCTTGAGCGTATGGTACAGTCATGTACAGATTGCCAAGAACAGCGCAGTGCCCCTTGCAAAGCTCCGTTGCACCCTTGGGCCTGGCCCTCAGCGCCGTGGCAGCGCATACATATAGATTTTGCAGGACCATTTCAACAGTCAATGTTTCTTATAGTGGTCGATGCTCACTCGAAGTGGCCCGAAGTTTTTATGATGCGTTCAACTACTGCAGATGCAACAATTGAGTGCTTAcgagatgttttcgctcgttttggGTTCCCTGAGACAATCGTGTCGGATAACGGCCCACAGTTCACGTCAGAGGAGTTCAAGCAGTTTGTAAGGGAGATGGGTTGCCGACACGTGCAAACAGCCCCCTACAATCCCAGCACCAATGGACTTGCGGAGCGTTTCGTACAGACCCTGAAGAACGCGCTAAAAAAGGATGACGTGCATCAACCTATGAAGGTAAAGCTCAACAAGTTTCTGCTCGCTTATCGCAACACGCCCCACGCTACGACACACGAGGCACCAGCCAACTTGTTGTTGGGGCGACGTTTGCGCACCCGCCTCGATGTACTCAAACCCGCCGTGGGGGAAAGGGTGGCTTACAATCAGTTCAGACAGACGGTGAACCGACAGTGTCGTGTGCGTGACGTGAGTGTTGGTGATCATGTACTTGCACGAAATTACAGGGGACAGCCCAAATGGGTACCAGCTGTGGTGATGGCTCAAAGTGGACCAGTGTCTTTCAGGGTACGAGCGTCGACATCTTCAGGATGCTTCGAGTGGCGGCGCCACAAGAACCAGCTACTTCAAGGCACGGCAGGGCTTGCCGAAGACGTCGCGCAAGACGACGGTTTCTCCGTGTGGCCACAGAGTGACACCGAACCGGAGCCAGCACCTTCATTGCCTGCAGCTAGGGTTTCGCCTTCACCACCGACGTTGCTGACAGACACTTCTCGAGGCGACCTGGATCGGCGCTACCCGCTACGAAATCGCCGACCGCCTGATTGGTTCTGAGAGGGAACGTGAACTATTAGCTTCCGAATAAAAGCAGAGGAAGTGTGGTGTTCGCGATAGCACACCTGATAACCGAACTGTCGttagtgcgcatgcgcccacTAGTGCTTAAATAGTAACGCTAAAAGCACTGTCCCCCATTCCCGTGATGTAACCCCAGTCGTACGCTTCGGCAATAAACGCTGTTGTTTGCCCGTTGGACCCTTGGCCTTGTCAGTCCCTGGACGAGATTCAAcactgatggtggtgaaaatgaagcaggactgtctccgtggcgcaattggctagcgcgatcggctatcaaccggaaggttggaggttcgagcccacccggtgttggcgcggcgctttttttctttgcgctaatagctttgaagatatgttctgatggtgttgagagtggagcaaggctgtctctgtggcgcaatgggatagcgcgatcggctgttaaccgaaaggttggagtttcgagccctcccaggagtggtgtgttgcttttttttgtggtaatagctttgaggatatgttctgatggtggtgagagtggagcaggactgtctccatggcgcaattggctagcgcgatcggctgttaaccgaaaggttggagtttcgagcccacccggtggtggtgtggcgcttttttttctttgtgctgatagctttgaagatatgttctgatggtcgagagtggagcaggactgtctccgtggcgcaattggctagcgcgtttggctgttaaccgaaaagttggaggttcgagcccacccggtggtggtgcggtttttttttttctttgggctgatagctttgaatatatgttctgatggtggtgggagtgaagcaggactgtctccgtggcgcaattggctagcgcaatcggctgttaactgaaaggttggaggttcgagcccacccggtggtggtacggcgcttttttttctttggggtgatagctctgaataaatgttttgacggtggtgagtgtggagcaggactgtctccgtggcgcaattggcatgcgcgatcggctgttaaccgaaaggttggaggttcgagcccacccgatgatggtgcggcgctttttttctttgtgctgatagctataagatatgttctgatggtggtgagagtgaagcaggactgtttccgtggcgcaattggctggcgcgattggctgttaaccgaaaggttggaagttcgagcccacccggtggtggtgcggtgctttttttctttgggctgatagctttgaagatatgttctgatggtggtgagagtggagaaggactgtctccgtggcgcaattggcttgcgcaatcggctgttaaccgaaaggttggaggttcgagcccacccggtggtggtgcggcgctttttttttctttgtgctgatagctttgaagatatgttctgatggtggtgagagtggagcaagactgtccttgaggcgcaatgggctagcgcgatcggctgtaaaccgaagggttggagtttcgagccctcccgggaatggtgtgttgcttttttctttgcactaatagctttgaagatatgttctgatggtggtgaaagtggagcacgactgcctccgtgacgcaattggcgagtgcgatcagctgttaaccgaaaggttggagtttcgagccctcccggtgtgggtgcggcgctttttttttctttggggtgatagctctgaataaatgttttgacggtggtgagagtggagcaggactgtctccgtggcgcaattggcttgcgcgatcggctattaaccgaaaggctggaggttcgagcccacccggtggttgtgcggcgcttttttttctttgcgctgatagctttgaagatatgttctgatagtggtgagtgtggagcaagactgtccccgtggcgcatagggctagcgcgatgggctgttaaccgaaaggttggagtttcgagccctcccgggagtggtgtgttgcttttttctttgcactgatagctttgaaga
It includes:
- the LOC119165415 gene encoding uncharacterized protein LOC119165415, which produces MRSGGQLGQMESFDVTASDWTAYKERLTSFLIVNKVPDSDKVHAFLSIIGPRTYGLLKSLAAPDLPSGKSFEQLKSLLDAHLAPKPSTIGERAKFYRRAQHEGESLPEYVAELRKLSQSCQFGANLDEALRDRFVCGLLREDVQRVLFTEDDKLTFPRAVERALAMEAARKNVAETRVVESVATQLHKMEGECNYDPADLYEAQAISGKQRLACYRCGSPSHTHSVCPHVNNTCYKCGKKGHIQRACRSNGQYCGGYQQKRRVKTLKVVTQVPPIGVSEQVASGRTPIFVGLKIDGALVEMELDTGAAVSIMPYKQFKQQFPSARCGPTDIVLRTYTGALVQPCGVAVVKVQHGEQTAKLPLYLVDQAGPPLLGREWLRTVRLNWNQILGLNHVSRSVFDLSSRTKERLESLLEKYKMLFKDELGAITDERAELFFKADHRPRFLKARNVPFALQSAVEAEIEKLVQLGILTPVNTSEYATPAVPLLRKDAPWCWDDCCRDAFNEVKRMLSSPQVLAHYDPDRPLKLACDASQYGFTSEEFKQFVREMGCRHVQTAPYNPSTNGLAERFVQTLKNALKKDDVHQPMKVKLNKFLLAYRNTPHATTHEAPANLLLGRRLRTRLDVLKPAVGERVAYNQFRQTVNRQCRVRDVSVGDHVLARNYRGQPKWVPAVVMAQSGPVSFRVRASTSSGCFEWRRHKNQLLQGTAGLAEDVAQDDGFSVWPQSDTEPEPAPSLPAARVSPSPPTLLTDTSRGDLDRRYPLRNRRPPDWF